A stretch of the Euleptes europaea isolate rEulEur1 chromosome 14, rEulEur1.hap1, whole genome shotgun sequence genome encodes the following:
- the C8G gene encoding complement component C8 gamma chain, protein MACAIFLLIVSGLLLISPSYARRKPPPQENPIDKIRAQADFNPTQFAGKWYLVGVASRCGHLRDNSHRLEPVNIMASVISSTHQTSMLISTFRPLDGICWNIKQVYFPAKTPGRFLLKGRDRPIDIVIGDTDYTSYAIVFYQKSRQISVKLYARTIQISDSITAKFEQLLAGVGLNDDFTYYFPTYGFCDSADQFHILDETKHTGT, encoded by the exons ATGGCGTGTGCCATATTCCTCCTCATCGTCTCTGGCCTGCTGCTTATATCTCCCTCCTATGCCCGGAGAAAGCCGCCTCCTCAGGAGAACCCCATTGACAAGATCCGTGCTCAGGCAGACTTCAACCCCACCCAG TTTGCTGGGAAATGGTATCTTGTTGGGGTAGCCTCCAGGTGTGGGCACCTGAGAGACAACAGCCACAGGCTTGAACCGGTGAACATAATGGCATCCGTCATCAGCAGCACCCATCAGACATCCATGTTGATTAGCACCTTCCGTCCACT GGATGGTATCTGTTGGAATATCAAGCAGGTCTACTTCCCTGCCAAGACGCCAGGCAGATTCCTCTTGAAAG GTCGTGACAGGCCGATCGACATCGTAATTGGGGATACCGATTACACGAGCTACGCCATCGTCTTCTATCAGAAGTCCCGGCAGATCTCTGTGAAGCTTTATG CACGAACCATCCAGATCAGTGATTCCATCACGGCTAAGTTTGAGCAGCTTTTGGCTGGGGTGGGGCTGAACGACGACTTCACATATTACTTCCCCACTTATG GGTTTTGTGACTCAGCGGACCAGTTTCACATCCTAGATG AGACCAAACATACGGGCACATGA